In the Leptospira fletcheri genome, AATCGAGTACGAACCGATCCCCCAATTCGATCTGAAGCGTGTCCCAAAGACGGGCACTACCTCGCAAAGTCGCGGCGATCAAATCCGCCTCCGCCACCGCCATCTGTTCCGAATAGCCCGAGAACTCACGGATCTGGCGGATGAAGATCCTTCTACGGACGTACTCGTCGTTTTCCCACATCCGGCCCACCCGATGCAAAAAACCGATGATCTCCTGAGTCGGAGTTCTTTCCAGCTCCCCCTTGGAGGAGTCGAAATTTGTTTCGAACTGCATCCTGCTCGGAAATACGACCGTTCCACCAGGCACTTCGACGCGAAGTTCGGAGTCTTCCGTCGGCTTGACCGCTTTCCCGTTCAGGATAAAGGGAAGGGAAAGTTTCTTTCCTGTAATCGCCTTTTCCGAGGAGATTTCTTCTATCACTTGGGAACTCATACTTTCCGTTTTAAGAGCCATCCGAGCTCTATATTTGTGGAATCTATGGACTGATCCGTCGTTAGCTTCGCTTCGATTTCGAATCCACACTTCTCGAAGAGGCGATCCCAATACGTTTCGCTTTCCAGTTTCTGGCTGGTAAAAGGGTGCACCAGAAAGTACGCGTTATAATATCCCTCTGCCAGTTTGTGGTTCATGGTGGAAGGCTCGTCGATGCGATAATCGATATCGATGATGATCAGCCTTTGGTCCGGTCCTCCGTTCATCGCGGATTGGAGCATTTCCATCACGCGTTCCTCTCCCGATTGTCCTAGGACTTCATGGATTACGAAACAGAGAAGGATCACGTCCGGAGGAGTTTCCATTTTCTTGATATACTCGATCGCGTCCGCCTGCACGATCTGGATCTTTTCGGCCATGCCGGATTCGGAGACGTGCTTTTCCGCCGCTATGCACCCGCCCAGGTCCGGCTCTATCCCGATCGCCTTGGCATCCGGATACTTCTTGCAAATCTCCGTGAGATAAGAACCGCTTCCGCATCCCAGATCTATGACGAGCTCGGGCTTCTTTTTCAGGGTCGCCAAAAGTCGCATTACGATCGGAATGGAATCGTGCATACTGATCCCGCAGCTCCCGATTCCCACCAATTCGGCGTTACGCGGAGCGGGAGGGCTTCCTTTAGGAAGCGCATCGTCGATGGAAAGGAAAGTCTGCGCGTATCCCCCGACCATCATCTCGTACCAGGAACGAAACATGGACCACTTATGTGCCTTGGGAGTGAGCCTGATTTTTGCTTCCAAACCCTCGATAAAACCTTCGTTCCTCAGGAATCGAAGCAAGCCTTCCAGTCGATCCCGTTCGAAACCGAGTTCGGAAGCGAGTGCGTCCAGATCGAATTTCTTTTCGGGGGAATTTGCCAGCAGATCGAAAATCCCGCAGAAAAAGAAATGCTGCAAGCACGCCGCCAGGGCCAATCCGCGTATCGGTTGGACGGCTTCGATCAGATCGATTTCTCTAGCAACGGCGTTTTTCTTTTCTATCTTTTGCGGAAGCGTTTGCATCAATCTCAGCCCCACATCCAAGGACTCGGCGGATTGCCGGAGATCCCGTTTTACGTTCACTCTTTTTAGCCATCTATCCTGGCCGTCGAATCTCGGGACAAAGGACCTTCTCCCGTGAACGACTTGAAGATTATCGATGATGCAAAGATCTCCCTCGTGTAGAACCAAATCGGAGATATGCGAATTGATGTTTTCGATAACCGTAGCCAATGCATGAGCCGCTTCATCGTCTCCGGGCATGGCTTCCATATAATCCGGATCGATCCGGAGATACGGTTTCTTCGGATTTCCGAAAAGAAGCGAGACGGGTTTCGGATTCCTGGACATCTCTTCTATTTTTTTGAAAGCCCCGGCCTCAAGAGAATTGTGTTTGGCCGTATGGGATTGGTCGGGTCGGATCACGAACCTTTCCTGCCATAAGATCTTTTCGATCTCGGGCGGCAGATCCAGATCAGTTACTGAACAGAGCATGGTGGCGACTTTGTCCACATTCCTAAGGCAAAGCAGTGCAAGATAGTCCGCTCTTTCCTCGTGAAACGCGTCTTCCGTATGCCAGCTCAGTTGGGTCAAACTGCTCCAACCTACCTGCTCGTTTTCCAGGCCTTTCATCGGAAGGACGTCATGGACGAATCTACCATCCTGCTGAGTAGTCCAACCGAAAACGTCTCCCAGCAAGGAAGCGACCAAGGCCAGGAAGATCTCCGCCTTGTGGGTCGAGGAAGGATGAGTAACGTCCTTCCAATCCCGCGGAGTCGGTACGGATGTTTTTCCGATAATTTTGAGGGCACGGATCACGAACGCCGCCGGTTTCTCCCTCAGTCGAACTTCGTGAACGTAATTGCGAAGCGAATGCGGCAACTCCTGAGCGAGCAAAGGCGCCGCTTTCAGAAATTCCAGGGATTGGGCGTTCGGATACTTTTTCGCCACTTTTTCGATCAAAGCCACGGCTTGTTCCACTTCCGAGTCCCCCAATTCGGGGGCGTAGGAAATCGAATTATGCCGGGGAGTGATTTCGATGAAATTCATCGATTCCTTTTCTAACGTATTGTCCATAAATCATCCTCAAACTCATTTCAAGGACCGCGTCTTTTCGAAGTCGGTCCGGATTTTAAATCTCTAAAAAACCTTCTATTAATTATCTCCGAACCGGCCTTTGCCTGTCGGATCTTCCTGCGATCTTTTGGACATTAGGACGAAGTTCGAAATTTCCGACACGGATCCGAAATTATCCTCCCGCAAGTCCGATATATCTATATAAATATTATATTTCTCTTGTATAATCAGAATTAAATTCACGAAAGATATCGAATCCAAATATCCCTGTTGGACCAGACGAACATCCTGCGGCACCAAAACCTCTCTTCCGTTTCCCTCTCGGATTACCCGACTTACAAGTTCTCCTATCTCCTGCCTTAAATCCATTAAGCTCGTTTCGTTCATCCATTCACCTCTAGATAGATTCTTTCGCGGTCCGGTTTTCCCGCGCTCGTTCTGGGAAGATTTTCGTACATTACGAATTTCTTCGGAATTTTGTATGAAGACATCTCCGACCTACACAAACGATCGAACTCGGCGGAATCGGGCAATAGGCTCCCAGGAATCGGTTCGATACAGGCCACGATCGATTGACCGCTCTGATCGTCCTCGACTCCTACTACGACCGCTTCTTGAACTCCGGGAATGGATTTCAGGATCAACTCGATCTCCAAGGAACTGACCCGATAGCCGTTAACTTTCAAAAAGGAATTCTTTCTACCGAGAATCCTCAGATTTCCGTTCGCATCTAGAAATCCGGTGTCGCCTGTATGCAAAAATCCTCGGTCGTCCGTAATGGCGAAACATTCTCCCGAATCCGAGAGTTGCCCCATTGCGACGCAGCCGGACCGGACAACAATTTCCGTCTCTTTTTGTCCTCTCAGATCGGAGGAGAATTCCACGCCTGAGACAGGAACTCCTACCGAACCCGGAACATACGTGTCCCCAGAATGCACTTCCAAACGGGTCAATGCGCCGACGGATTCGCTTAACCCGTATCTGCAATAGATCTTTGACTCGGGATAAAC is a window encoding:
- the gntD gene encoding guanitoxin biosynthesis L-enduracididine beta-hydroxylase GntD, producing MDNTLEKESMNFIEITPRHNSISYAPELGDSEVEQAVALIEKVAKKYPNAQSLEFLKAAPLLAQELPHSLRNYVHEVRLREKPAAFVIRALKIIGKTSVPTPRDWKDVTHPSSTHKAEIFLALVASLLGDVFGWTTQQDGRFVHDVLPMKGLENEQVGWSSLTQLSWHTEDAFHEERADYLALLCLRNVDKVATMLCSVTDLDLPPEIEKILWQERFVIRPDQSHTAKHNSLEAGAFKKIEEMSRNPKPVSLLFGNPKKPYLRIDPDYMEAMPGDDEAAHALATVIENINSHISDLVLHEGDLCIIDNLQVVHGRRSFVPRFDGQDRWLKRVNVKRDLRQSAESLDVGLRLMQTLPQKIEKKNAVAREIDLIEAVQPIRGLALAACLQHFFFCGIFDLLANSPEKKFDLDALASELGFERDRLEGLLRFLRNEGFIEGLEAKIRLTPKAHKWSMFRSWYEMMVGGYAQTFLSIDDALPKGSPPAPRNAELVGIGSCGISMHDSIPIVMRLLATLKKKPELVIDLGCGSGSYLTEICKKYPDAKAIGIEPDLGGCIAAEKHVSESGMAEKIQIVQADAIEYIKKMETPPDVILLCFVIHEVLGQSGEERVMEMLQSAMNGGPDQRLIIIDIDYRIDEPSTMNHKLAEGYYNAYFLVHPFTSQKLESETYWDRLFEKCGFEIEAKLTTDQSIDSTNIELGWLLKRKV
- a CDS encoding phosphopantetheine-binding protein, with amino-acid sequence MNETSLMDLRQEIGELVSRVIREGNGREVLVPQDVRLVQQGYLDSISFVNLILIIQEKYNIYIDISDLREDNFGSVSEISNFVLMSKRSQEDPTGKGRFGDN